A genomic window from Eleginops maclovinus isolate JMC-PN-2008 ecotype Puerto Natales chromosome 9, JC_Emac_rtc_rv5, whole genome shotgun sequence includes:
- the efcab7 gene encoding EF-hand calcium-binding domain-containing protein 7 isoform X2, with product MSLQETPVPCDEDEAFYVQSRAAYLAVFRSSLTNIVSKQQLCLALQQAGRNPTQATLNKYWTQRTTKLNFDEFCQILKSEKKTEETELMRAFKKMDVNSDGYISHSELEKALTTFCRLLVSTAEQCQMAALERLEANAKLKRQNFGSQSYSLPKSSVSSSSAAAAQAVAPLPQPPETPRAESDTTLKKDSRSSSRPSSARSRRSSLSNSITMTSSTNKASKIPEPSGLQDWHHSYMKGCFFLEDDGSISSLQYQLHVPQTTNVYLTIQPLSLSHGLDMPSSWMTVDTALFVMSAGETKEDSTLVCFTETKEKEKYVWKGELNAGTYYLLPFTSGCRLKKRSKKSLSIKPIELVYRTDTGELDLTRELREVLSDIFEVIDLDGNGLLSLEEYNFFELRTSGEKCDKDSWAVCKENFDMRKNQLTRQGFMELNLMEATEKDGDPADLWVTLEAMGYNRMLELVEACPFQLDVHCEDTQPSIQPLTLDSGPKLLLQALQKSITSKTGAKALRGQDNVFIYTYRGEHRISSLIANKANQKVTVHVNNEQNRNCCSSRGMSVFAVEVPARTKLVCQHILPINERQEWTYNCVESMLPCT from the exons ATGTCTTTGCAGGAGACGCCTGTTCCTTGTGATGAAGATGAGGCTTTCTACGTGCAGTCCAGAGCCGCTTATCTAGCTGTATTTAGATCCAGTTTGACAAACATCGTGTCAAAACAGCAGTTATGTCTTg CTCTTCAGCAGGCTGGTAGAAACCCAACCCAAGCAACTCTCAATAAATACTGGACCCAAAGAACAACCAAACTGAACTTTGATGAATTCTGTCAGATTCTTAAAAGTGAGAAGAAAACTGAAGAAACTGAGCTAATGAGAGCCTTTAAAAAGATGGATGTTAACAGTGATGGCTACATCTCACACAGTGAACTGGAAAAAGCCCTTACCACT TTCTGCAGATTGCTTGTGTCTACAGCGGAGCAGTGTCAGATGGCTGCTTTGGAGAGGCTCGAGGCTAATGCCAAGCTGAAGAGACAAAACTTTGGCAGTCAGTCATACAGCCTTCCAAAGAGCTCAGTGTCctcatcatcagcagcagcagctcaggcGGTAGctcctctccctcagcctccaGAAACACCCCGGGCAGAATCAGACACGACACTTAAGAAAG acaGCAGATCATCTTCCCGTCCTTCTTCTGCTCGCAGCAGACGGTCGTCCTTGTCAAACTCCATCACTATGACATCCAGCACCAATAAGGCCAGCAAAATACCAGAGCCTTCAGGCTTACAG GACTGGCATCACAGTTATATGAAGGGCTGTTTCTTCCTTGAGGATGATGGGAGTATCAGCTCTCTGCAGTACCAGCTCCACGTTCCCCAGACAACCAACGTATACCTAACCATCCAACCACTCAGCCTCAGCCATGGACTCG ACATGCCTTCTTCATGGATGACAGTGGACACAGCTCTTTTCGTCATGTCAGCTGGTGAAACCAAAGAGGACTCAACTTTAGTGTGTTTCACCGAGACGAAAGAGAAAGAG AAGTATGTTTGGAAAGGAGAATTGAATGCTGGGACTTACTACCTGCTTCCCTTCACTAGTGGCTGCAGACTAAAGAAAAGAAGCAAGAAAAGCCTTTCTATTAAACCTATAGAGCTCGTCTACAGGACTGACACTGGAGAACTCGACCTCACCAGGGAGCTCAG GGAGGTGCTGTCTGACATCTTTGAGGTCATAGACCTGGATGGGAATGGTTTGCTTAGTTTGGAGGAGTACAATTTCTTTGAGCTGAGGACCAGTGGAGAGAAATGTGACAAGGATTCCTGGGCTGTCTGCAAAG AGAACTTTGATATGAGGAAGAACCAGCTGACAAGGCAGGGTTTTATGGAGCTGAATCTGATGGAGGCCACCGAGAAGGATGGAGACCCTGCAGACCTGTGGGTCACTCTGGAAGCCATGGGCTACAACCGAATGCTGGAGCTAGTAGAG GCATGCCCATTCCAGTTGGATGTACACTGTGAAGACACTCAGCCGTCCATCCAGCCCCTCACTTTGGACTCAGGGCCCAAGCTTCTACTCCAGGCCCTCCAGAAGTCCATCACATCAAAGACAGGGGCCAAAGCACTGAGGGGACAAGACAATGTCTTCATCTATACTTACCGAGGAGAACACAGGATCTCCTCCCTCATAGCTAACAAG GCCAACCAAAAAGTGACTGTCCATGTAAACAATGAGCAGAACAGGAACTGCTGCAGCAGTAGAGGCATGAGTGTGTTTGCTGTCGAGGTGCCAGCCAGGACTAAGCTG GTGTGCCAACATATCCTGCCCATTAATGAGAGACAGGAATGGACCTACAACTGTGTAGAGAGCATGCTCCCCTGCACGTAA
- the pgm1 gene encoding phosphoglucomutase-1: MVKITTVKTKPYTDQKPGTSGLRKRVTVFQQNQHYAENFIQSIISVIEPAERQAATVVVGGDGRFFMKEAIQLIVQISAANGIGHLVIGQDGIMSTPAVSCVIRKVNAVGGIILTASHNPGGPNGDFGIKYNISSGGPAPEGITNKIYEISKTLQEYHICPELKVDISKIGKQTFEVDTFKPFTVEIVDSVEAYAEMLRGIFDFAALKELLSGANHINVRLDAMHGVVGPYVKKIVCEELGSPADSAVNCVPKEDFGGHHPDPNLTYASDLVNAMKGGKYDFGAAFDGDGDRNMVLGKHGFFVNPSDSVAVIAANITSIPYFQKTGVKGLARSMPTSGALDNVAKALQMQLYETPTGWKFFGNLMDAGKLSLCGEESFGTGSDHIREKDGLWAVLAWLSILATRKQSVEDIMKDHWQKFGRNFFTRYDYEEVDSDAANKMIKDLETAMFDPSFVGKKFSSGDKTYDVALSDNFAYTDPVDGSVSKNQGLRIIFSDGSRIIFRLSGTGSAGATIRLYIDSYEKDPQKIYQDPQVMLAPLVDIALKVSQLQEKTGRTAPTVIT; the protein is encoded by the exons ATGGTGAAAATAACGACAGTGAAGACCAAGCCGTACACGGACCAGAAGCCCGGCACGAGCGGTCTGAGGAAGAGGGTGACAGTGTTTCAGCAGAACCAGCACTATGCGGAAAACTTCATCCAGAGTATTATCTCTGTCATCGAGCCTGCTGAGCGCCAGGCTGCCACTGTGGTGGTGGGAGGAGATGGAAGGTTTTTCATGAAAGAAGCGATTCAATTGATCGTTCAGATTTCTGCTGCCAACGGG ATTGGCCATCTTGTTATTGGTCAGGATGGCATCATGTCCACTCCAGCAGTCTCCTGTGTGATCCGCAAGGTAAATGCAGTGGGGGGTATCATCCTCACAGCCAGCCACAACCCAGGAGGCCCAAATGGAGACTTTGGCATCAAGTACAACATCTCCAGTGGAG GACCTGCTCCCGAGGGCAtcacaaacaaaatatatgaGATCAGCAAAACCCTGCAGGAGTATCACATCTGCCCAGAGCTGAAAGTGGATATTTCCAAGATTGGCAAACAGACCTTTGAAGTGGACACTTTCAAGCCCTTCACAG TGGAGATAGTGGACTCTGTGGAAGCCTATGCTGAGATGCTAAGGGGCATCTTTGACTTTGCTGCACTGAAAGAGCTTCTCTCCGGAGCCAATCACATTAACGTCCGCCTGGATGCTATGCACGGAG tgGTTGGTCCTTATGTGAAGAAGATAGTCTGTGAAGAGCTAGGTTCTCCTGCCGACTCAGCAGTTAACTGTGTGCCCAAGGAGGACTTTGGAGGCCACCACCCTGACCCCAACCTGACCTACGCTTCCGACCTGGTCAACGCCATGAAAGGCGGAAAATATGATTTTGGCGCAGCCTTTGATGGTGATGGT GACCGTAACATGGTTCTGGGAAAACATGGCTTTTTCGTGAACCCTTCAGACTCCGTGGCTGTCATCGCTGCCAATATTACCAGCATCCCTTACTTCCAGAAGACTGGTGTTAAAGGACTGGCCCGCAGTATGCCCACCAGTGGAGCCCTtgacaa TGTGGCTAAGGCTCTCCAGATGCAGCTGTATGAGACTCCAACTGGCTGGAAGTTCTTCGGTAATCTGATGGATGCCGGAAAACTTTCACTATGTGGAGAGGAGAGCTTCGGCACAG GCTCAGATCACATCCGTGAGAAGGACGGCTTATGGGCCGTGCTCGCATGGTTGTCAATCCTAGCCACCAGGAAACAGAGCGTGGAAGATATCATGAAAGATCACTGGCAGAAGTTTGGCAGGAACTTCTTCACCAG GTACGACTATGAGGAGGTCGACTCTGATGCTGCCAACAAGATGATCAAGGATCTGGAGACAGCAATGTTCGACCCATCTTTCGTAGGAAAGAAGTTCTCATCGGGTGATAAGACTTATGATGTGGCTCTCTCCGACAACTTTGCCTACACAGACCCTGTGGACGGAAGTGTGTCCAAAAACCAG GGCCTGAGGATCATCTTCTCTGACGGTTCTAGGATTATTTTCCGTCTCAGCGGTACAGGCAGCGCGGGAGCAACCATCAGGCTCTACATAGACAGCTATGAGAAGGACCCCCAGAAGATTTACCAGGACCCCCAG GTGATGCTGGCTCCCCTGGTTGACATCGCTCTGAAGGTCTCTCAGCTCCAAGAGAAGACTGGACGCACTGCCCCCActgtgatcacatga
- the efcab7 gene encoding EF-hand calcium-binding domain-containing protein 7 isoform X1, producing the protein MSLQETPVPCDEDEAFYVQSRAAYLAVFRSSLTNIVSKQQLCLALQQAGRNPTQATLNKYWTQRTTKLNFDEFCQILKSEKKTEETELMRAFKKMDVNSDGYISHSELEKALTTRGEKMNTEEVNAIFSMADINKDSKLDYAEFCRLLVSTAEQCQMAALERLEANAKLKRQNFGSQSYSLPKSSVSSSSAAAAQAVAPLPQPPETPRAESDTTLKKDSRSSSRPSSARSRRSSLSNSITMTSSTNKASKIPEPSGLQDWHHSYMKGCFFLEDDGSISSLQYQLHVPQTTNVYLTIQPLSLSHGLDMPSSWMTVDTALFVMSAGETKEDSTLVCFTETKEKEKYVWKGELNAGTYYLLPFTSGCRLKKRSKKSLSIKPIELVYRTDTGELDLTRELREVLSDIFEVIDLDGNGLLSLEEYNFFELRTSGEKCDKDSWAVCKENFDMRKNQLTRQGFMELNLMEATEKDGDPADLWVTLEAMGYNRMLELVEACPFQLDVHCEDTQPSIQPLTLDSGPKLLLQALQKSITSKTGAKALRGQDNVFIYTYRGEHRISSLIANKANQKVTVHVNNEQNRNCCSSRGMSVFAVEVPARTKLVCQHILPINERQEWTYNCVESMLPCT; encoded by the exons ATGTCTTTGCAGGAGACGCCTGTTCCTTGTGATGAAGATGAGGCTTTCTACGTGCAGTCCAGAGCCGCTTATCTAGCTGTATTTAGATCCAGTTTGACAAACATCGTGTCAAAACAGCAGTTATGTCTTg CTCTTCAGCAGGCTGGTAGAAACCCAACCCAAGCAACTCTCAATAAATACTGGACCCAAAGAACAACCAAACTGAACTTTGATGAATTCTGTCAGATTCTTAAAAGTGAGAAGAAAACTGAAGAAACTGAGCTAATGAGAGCCTTTAAAAAGATGGATGTTAACAGTGATGGCTACATCTCACACAGTGAACTGGAAAAAGCCCTTACCACT AGAGGTGAGAAAATGAACACTGAAGAGGTGAATGCTATATTCTCAATGGCTGACATAAACAAAGACAGCAAACTTGACTATGCAGAA TTCTGCAGATTGCTTGTGTCTACAGCGGAGCAGTGTCAGATGGCTGCTTTGGAGAGGCTCGAGGCTAATGCCAAGCTGAAGAGACAAAACTTTGGCAGTCAGTCATACAGCCTTCCAAAGAGCTCAGTGTCctcatcatcagcagcagcagctcaggcGGTAGctcctctccctcagcctccaGAAACACCCCGGGCAGAATCAGACACGACACTTAAGAAAG acaGCAGATCATCTTCCCGTCCTTCTTCTGCTCGCAGCAGACGGTCGTCCTTGTCAAACTCCATCACTATGACATCCAGCACCAATAAGGCCAGCAAAATACCAGAGCCTTCAGGCTTACAG GACTGGCATCACAGTTATATGAAGGGCTGTTTCTTCCTTGAGGATGATGGGAGTATCAGCTCTCTGCAGTACCAGCTCCACGTTCCCCAGACAACCAACGTATACCTAACCATCCAACCACTCAGCCTCAGCCATGGACTCG ACATGCCTTCTTCATGGATGACAGTGGACACAGCTCTTTTCGTCATGTCAGCTGGTGAAACCAAAGAGGACTCAACTTTAGTGTGTTTCACCGAGACGAAAGAGAAAGAG AAGTATGTTTGGAAAGGAGAATTGAATGCTGGGACTTACTACCTGCTTCCCTTCACTAGTGGCTGCAGACTAAAGAAAAGAAGCAAGAAAAGCCTTTCTATTAAACCTATAGAGCTCGTCTACAGGACTGACACTGGAGAACTCGACCTCACCAGGGAGCTCAG GGAGGTGCTGTCTGACATCTTTGAGGTCATAGACCTGGATGGGAATGGTTTGCTTAGTTTGGAGGAGTACAATTTCTTTGAGCTGAGGACCAGTGGAGAGAAATGTGACAAGGATTCCTGGGCTGTCTGCAAAG AGAACTTTGATATGAGGAAGAACCAGCTGACAAGGCAGGGTTTTATGGAGCTGAATCTGATGGAGGCCACCGAGAAGGATGGAGACCCTGCAGACCTGTGGGTCACTCTGGAAGCCATGGGCTACAACCGAATGCTGGAGCTAGTAGAG GCATGCCCATTCCAGTTGGATGTACACTGTGAAGACACTCAGCCGTCCATCCAGCCCCTCACTTTGGACTCAGGGCCCAAGCTTCTACTCCAGGCCCTCCAGAAGTCCATCACATCAAAGACAGGGGCCAAAGCACTGAGGGGACAAGACAATGTCTTCATCTATACTTACCGAGGAGAACACAGGATCTCCTCCCTCATAGCTAACAAG GCCAACCAAAAAGTGACTGTCCATGTAAACAATGAGCAGAACAGGAACTGCTGCAGCAGTAGAGGCATGAGTGTGTTTGCTGTCGAGGTGCCAGCCAGGACTAAGCTG GTGTGCCAACATATCCTGCCCATTAATGAGAGACAGGAATGGACCTACAACTGTGTAGAGAGCATGCTCCCCTGCACGTAA